A stretch of Lentibacillus sp. JNUCC-1 DNA encodes these proteins:
- a CDS encoding NAD(P)/FAD-dependent oxidoreductase, with product MKKYIVIGAGILGASCAYYLARSGADVTIIDRNEPGAATDAAAGIVSPWLSKRRNKAWYHLAVNGARLYPELVDELQAMGQADTGYKKVGGLNIHTDPDVLDDMAERARLKQKEAPEIGEVKRLDAEQTKAFFPMLADGYEAVYLSGAARVDGRALKTALLNAAQAHGAKFVQAHADLDVEAGQVKGVKLGSDYMAADQVIAANGAWMRDTLVPLGVTFRGWPQKGQIMHVQLDDTEPSDWPVINPPGRHYVLGFRDRLVIGATRDDWKGFNTDVTVDGAHEILSQALNVIPALKDARILETRVGFRPVTVDAMPVIGTLPGYEGLLLANGLGSSGITIGPFVGQQLARWALDQQLDIDPDRYVVSTVLR from the coding sequence ATGAAGAAATATATTGTAATCGGGGCCGGAATTCTCGGCGCTTCCTGTGCGTATTACCTTGCCAGAAGTGGGGCTGACGTGACAATTATTGACCGCAATGAGCCCGGTGCTGCGACAGATGCCGCTGCAGGGATCGTCTCCCCGTGGTTATCGAAACGGCGCAATAAGGCCTGGTACCACCTGGCTGTGAACGGAGCTCGGCTGTATCCTGAGCTTGTGGACGAACTCCAAGCAATGGGCCAAGCCGATACAGGCTATAAAAAAGTTGGCGGCTTGAACATTCATACCGATCCGGATGTCCTCGACGACATGGCCGAGCGCGCCCGGCTCAAACAAAAAGAAGCACCGGAAATCGGCGAGGTTAAGCGCCTGGACGCTGAACAAACAAAAGCCTTCTTTCCTATGCTTGCTGATGGATATGAAGCTGTGTACTTAAGTGGCGCTGCCCGTGTCGACGGTCGTGCGCTCAAGACAGCGCTGCTTAACGCGGCCCAAGCGCACGGTGCCAAGTTCGTTCAGGCCCACGCAGACCTCGATGTCGAAGCCGGCCAAGTAAAAGGCGTTAAACTCGGCTCAGACTATATGGCTGCTGACCAAGTCATCGCTGCGAATGGCGCTTGGATGCGCGACACGCTCGTCCCGCTTGGTGTAACATTTAGAGGCTGGCCGCAAAAAGGACAAATCATGCATGTCCAGCTGGATGACACTGAGCCCAGTGACTGGCCTGTCATCAACCCGCCCGGCCGGCATTATGTGCTCGGATTCCGTGATCGTCTCGTCATCGGCGCCACGCGTGACGACTGGAAAGGCTTCAACACAGATGTGACCGTTGACGGCGCTCATGAAATCTTGAGCCAGGCCCTTAACGTCATCCCAGCACTCAAAGATGCACGCATTCTGGAAACACGCGTTGGCTTTCGTCCGGTCACCGTTGACGCCATGCCTGTAATCGGCACTCTTCCAGGCTATGAAGGACTGCTCCTCGCCAATGGTCTCGGCTCATCAGGCATCACCATCGGTCCATTTGTCGGTCAACAACTAGCCAGATGGGCACTCGATCAGCAACTCGATATTGATCCCGACAGATACGTCGTCAGCACCGTTCTCAGATAG
- a CDS encoding putative holin-like toxin, whose translation MTVFETLFLMISFATLIVVALSEQKK comes from the coding sequence ATGACAGTTTTCGAGACGTTGTTTCTTATGATCTCGTTTGCAACATTGATTGTTGTAGCACTGTCGGAACAGAAAAAATAA
- a CDS encoding manganese-dependent inorganic pyrophosphatase, giving the protein MEKTLIFGHKNPDTDTICSALAYAHLKNAIGTVAEPARLGEPNKETEYALNHFGVKAPKLIEKVDEDVTDVILVDHNEFRQSVDNIQDVRIAEVIDHHRVANFETKEPLYFRIEPVGCTATILKKMYEEKGVEIDQQIAGLLLSAIISDSLLFKSPTCTQEDIDAAHALAEIADVDLDTYGLEMLKAGTDLADKSVRDLLTMDAKPFNMDGQNVEIAQVNTIDLAQVYERQAELEKEMDMMIAEKNLGLFLFVATDILNSNSEVLARGTAKDNVEKAFNVTLGNDRALLEGVVSRKKQIVTNLTDAFKA; this is encoded by the coding sequence ATGGAAAAGACATTGATTTTTGGACACAAGAACCCTGATACAGATACGATTTGCTCGGCCCTTGCTTACGCGCATTTGAAAAACGCGATTGGCACGGTTGCAGAACCTGCACGTTTGGGAGAGCCGAATAAAGAAACAGAATATGCACTGAATCATTTTGGTGTAAAAGCGCCGAAGCTGATTGAGAAAGTTGACGAAGACGTGACAGATGTGATTCTTGTGGATCATAACGAATTTCGGCAAAGTGTTGATAATATCCAGGACGTTCGGATTGCAGAAGTTATTGACCATCACAGGGTCGCGAATTTTGAAACTAAGGAGCCTCTGTACTTCCGGATCGAACCGGTCGGCTGCACGGCAACGATTTTGAAAAAGATGTACGAGGAAAAGGGCGTTGAAATCGATCAACAAATCGCCGGCCTCTTGCTGTCAGCGATCATTTCTGACTCATTGCTGTTCAAATCACCGACATGCACCCAGGAAGATATTGACGCGGCACATGCTCTTGCTGAAATTGCCGATGTGGATCTTGACACGTACGGTCTTGAGATGCTCAAAGCCGGGACCGACCTCGCTGACAAATCAGTCCGAGACCTCCTGACCATGGATGCCAAGCCGTTTAACATGGACGGGCAAAATGTTGAAATCGCCCAGGTTAATACGATTGATCTGGCCCAGGTTTATGAGCGCCAGGCCGAACTGGAAAAAGAGATGGACATGATGATCGCGGAAAAAAATCTCGGTTTATTCTTGTTCGTCGCCACCGACATCTTGAACAGCAACTCCGAAGTCCTTGCCCGCGGGACCGCGAAGGACAATGTCGAAAAGGCCTTCAACGTCACGCTCGGCAATGACCGCGCCTTGCTTGAAGGTGTCGTCTCACGGAAGAAGCAGATTGTAACAAATTTAACGGATGCTTTTAAAGCGTAA
- a CDS encoding SulP family inorganic anion transporter yields MVRLFRDERFSGLTLDSLKRDAIAGITVGIVAIPLGMAFAIASGVKPEYGLYTTIIAGILVALFGGSRFQVAGPTGAFIPILLAIVLQYGYENLLIAGLMAGVMLIVMGLFKLGGLIKFIPRSVTIGFTSGIAVIIFTGQIGNFLGLEGLEKKEYFHENMLELAHNISGINGYSILTAMIGLFVIITIPRIFPKVPVLLAALMVPTIVAIVFYPGQTATIGSAFGGIAQSLPGFRFPDITWEKIMMLWQPAFVIAMLGGIESLLSAVVSDGMTGKRHNSNRELVGQGIANVVTPMFGGIPATGAIARTATNIKSGAVSPFSGVFQGVFVLATLLILAPYASNIPLASMAPILMVVAYNMSEHRSFAHILKLKTSDSIVLAATFLLTVFVNLTVAVQIGLLLAAVSFIKRMSEVFEVETVMPSLLKQQAANGAEEHGASCPEIAFYTIDGPLFFGAADKFESMITRSINRRPQVLILKMKHASIMDATAANNLGALVTDFTNVGGRVLIAEVNDDVRAMLDASGLYDQIGAEHFFSHSSEAVDYALELINTRKCTRCGRKGEGGCQVFQPSNVLEDLSRADVSG; encoded by the coding sequence ATGGTTCGATTGTTCAGAGATGAGCGATTTAGCGGGTTAACATTGGACAGTTTAAAACGGGATGCCATTGCAGGTATCACCGTCGGTATTGTGGCCATTCCGCTGGGGATGGCTTTTGCGATTGCTTCAGGTGTGAAACCAGAATACGGGCTGTATACCACGATTATTGCCGGCATTCTTGTCGCGTTATTTGGCGGATCAAGGTTCCAGGTGGCCGGTCCCACAGGTGCATTTATCCCGATTCTCCTCGCGATTGTTTTGCAGTATGGTTATGAAAATCTCCTCATCGCCGGGCTCATGGCTGGCGTTATGCTGATTGTCATGGGGCTATTTAAACTCGGCGGTTTAATCAAATTCATTCCCCGTTCCGTGACCATCGGTTTTACCTCAGGCATAGCTGTCATTATTTTTACTGGGCAGATTGGCAACTTTCTCGGTCTGGAAGGGCTTGAGAAAAAGGAATATTTTCATGAAAACATGTTGGAATTGGCGCATAATATTTCTGGGATCAATGGCTACAGCATTCTCACCGCCATGATCGGGCTGTTTGTCATCATAACCATTCCGAGAATTTTTCCCAAGGTGCCTGTGCTGTTGGCGGCGTTAATGGTACCGACAATCGTTGCTATTGTCTTTTATCCTGGGCAAACGGCAACGATTGGCAGTGCATTCGGCGGGATTGCCCAGTCACTGCCAGGCTTTCGTTTTCCCGACATCACTTGGGAAAAAATCATGATGCTCTGGCAGCCGGCTTTTGTCATTGCCATGCTGGGCGGGATCGAGTCGCTTCTGTCGGCAGTTGTTTCTGATGGTATGACCGGGAAGCGCCACAATTCCAACCGGGAGCTCGTCGGGCAAGGAATCGCGAACGTCGTCACCCCGATGTTTGGCGGAATCCCTGCCACAGGTGCCATTGCGCGGACAGCGACAAACATCAAGTCAGGCGCTGTCAGTCCTTTTTCCGGCGTGTTTCAAGGGGTTTTCGTGCTGGCGACGTTGCTGATTTTGGCCCCGTATGCTTCGAATATTCCACTCGCGAGCATGGCGCCGATTCTGATGGTCGTCGCCTACAACATGAGCGAACACCGGTCGTTTGCCCATATTTTAAAATTAAAGACGAGCGACTCCATCGTGCTTGCCGCAACATTTTTACTGACGGTGTTTGTGAACTTGACGGTCGCCGTTCAAATTGGATTGCTGCTCGCGGCTGTATCATTCATTAAACGGATGAGCGAAGTTTTTGAAGTGGAAACAGTCATGCCTTCCCTCTTGAAACAGCAAGCGGCTAACGGGGCGGAAGAGCATGGAGCAAGCTGTCCGGAAATCGCCTTTTACACCATAGACGGGCCACTTTTTTTCGGAGCAGCGGACAAATTCGAATCGATGATCACCCGGTCGATCAACAGACGTCCGCAAGTACTGATTTTGAAAATGAAGCACGCCTCAATCATGGACGCCACGGCCGCAAACAACTTGGGCGCGCTTGTGACTGACTTCACGAATGTCGGTGGGCGTGTTTTAATTGCTGAGGTGAACGACGACGTACGGGCCATGCTGGATGCCAGCGGGTTGTATGATCAGATTGGCGCAGAGCACTTTTTCAGCCATTCATCCGAGGCCGTTGATTACGCCCTTGAGTTGATTAATACCCGAAAATGCACCCGGTGCGGGCGGAAAGGTGAAGGTGGTTGCCAGGTGTTCCAGCCGAGTAACGTGTTGGAAGATCTCAGTCGTGCTGATGTTTCTGGGTAG